A segment of the Marinobacter alexandrii genome:
ATTGAATACATTAGGTTTTGATCTATTATTTACCGACCCAACAGAGTCTAGAGTTATCTTTGATGAAGTGATTAAATTATCGACTTCTATCGATTATTTGAAAGGAAAAGCTCAAGCACTCAAGAATAAGGCCATTTCTTATGACATTCAGGGCAACTCCAATCAAGCGATTGTCTATTATCAGGAATCGCTCGCTTTGCTGGAAGAACTACAAGACACATTGGGCATTTCAAGAGTCAAAAACAATCTGGGAATTGCGTATAAAAACTTAGAAGATCTGGAAACGTCCCGAAAATTTTATAATGAGTCAATTGAGTTAAAAAAGATTTTAGGTGACGTCAGAGGCGTAGCATATGGATTGAATAATATTGGAGAGTTGTTCCAAAAAGAAAGGAATTATAAAGAAGCATTGGAATACTTCGAAAGAGCTTATACCATCGTTGATTCTTTAGGAGATGATCGTGGACGTTCGGTAACGCTCTCAAATCTGGCTATTTCATACCTTGAATTGCCTGACTACTCACGTGCAATAGCCAACCTTGAACAATCAATGAAATTGGATGAGATCTCCCAAGATCTTTATAGCCTATCCTACTCTTATATTCTATTGGCAAAAGCATACCTCAATACCGATCGTATTTCGGAGGGGATGCAATCCATTGAAAAAGCAGAAAAAATAGCTAAAAGCATAGCTGCACTGAAAGTTTACTATGACAGCCAGGTTTTGAAGGCCCAACTAATGAGGCGAGCAAATCAAATTGAATTATTACCGGATCTCTACGAAGAAATATTAGTGTTGAATGACAGTTTAGCTCGTGTTAATCTGACGGAAGAGACAGCAAGATTGAAGACGGTGTATGAAAGCCGTGAGAAAGAATTGATTATTGAAGACTTGAAAAAAGAGTCTACCTTAAATCAAGAGCTTTTTGAAGTGCAAGAAAGGCTTTTTAGATTGACCTTATTAATAGCAATTCTATTAGTGGCTTTACTTATTGTGGTGTATGGCTTTTACCAAAATGTAAGGAGTAAGAAAAAAGAACTTGAAATTAGAATCATGGAACGTGATAGAGCAAAAGAGGAGACTGAGTACGCAAGTCAAGCGAAATCTCAGTTTTTAGCTCAGATGAGTCATGAAATAAGAACACCTTTAAATGCAATCATAGGCTATATCGATCAGGTCTTGGAAACGGATCTGGACGATACACAGAGAAAACATCTTGGAATAGTAAATCAATCATCACTAGGATTACTTGGAATCATTAACGGAATCCTGGATCTATCTAAGTTGGAGGCTGGAAAATTGGAGTTGGTTGTGGAGCATACTGACCTGTTTGAGCTTTGTAATCATGTGGTGCAAATGACTAGTTATAAGGCAAGTCGAAAAAATATCGAATTGAAACTGTCACTTGTTGACCGCAAATATCAATATGTCTTAGCCGATGATATCCGCCTAAGACAGGTATTGGTAAATCTCTTGGCGAATGCTACGAAGTTTACCAAGAAAGGCGAAATTGAATTGAAAGTTGAGGCCTTGGATGAAGACAAAGACCAAGGGGTTCGCCTAAGATTTTCAGTAAGAGATACGGGAATTGGTATTAAGCCTGAAAATGTTGAAAAAATATTTGAAGCATTTTCACAAGAAGATTCGTCCACAACCAGAAAGTACGGAGGGACTGGGTTGGGATTATCCATATCCAATACCCTGCTATCATTAATGGATAGTAAGCTGGAAGTCAGAAGTGCTCATGGAGAAGGCAGTACTTTTTTCTTTGAAGTATCCTTCAGACTTTCTAGTGATCATACAAAAGTTGGATCGGGGAACTCTAAAGTCAATACAGTTAAGAAAGTAGTTTCGACAAGTGATAAACTGAAAGTTTTGATTGCAGAGGATAACGCTAACAACATGGTTATTGCTAAAGCGATGTTAAAAAAAGCACTCCCGAATGCTAAGGTAATTGAAGCAGAGAATGGCATAGATGCGGTGGATCTATATGAAAGTGAAAAGCCAGATGTTATTCTGATGGACGTGCAGATGCCTGAAATGGATGGCTATGATGCGACAAGAAAGATTAGGGAAATAGAAATTGATGTTCGAACTCCAATCATCGCTTTAACTGCTGGATCTATGAGAGCTGATAAAGAGAAATGTTACGAGGCAGGGATGGATGATTTTGTCAGCAAACCCATCATCAATAATGCTCTCGCAAATGTGCTGGAAAAGTGGATTAAGGATTAATTGGCTAATCTACTCTGTAAAATTCAAAAATCATCCCACAGTTACGTGATCACCTGTTAGTTCCTCGTAGAGATGATGAATGTCAAACAACTGCTGTGCTGCGAGTTTTTGACCAGCTTGTGCTGATATGTAAAGGATAACAGCTATCAATGCAAAAGCAGGGATAAACCAAAGAATAGAAGAATCCAGGTCTAGACTCCATCTGGTTAGTCCCCACATCCCAATAAACAAAGTCAGAATACCCAGAGCCACATATCCGAAAAAGAAAATCGCCCAAACAGTAGGATTAGGACCATAAAGTCCTCTTACAATCACGTTATCTTCATCTTGCTCAAAAGAAAGATGAAGTTGGGGAGACCAAAAATGTTGTTGGCTCGGATGTATTCGGATGTAGATATGTCCAGGTAAATGACTTGTGATGAATTGGCTTTCCTTCTGCTTAATTCCGGTCAGAAGCATTTGTTCAAGGTCTTCTTTCGTGCCAGAGATTCTCTGTTTAAAGCGCGGACGTATCTTAAAACTAGACATGGCATTAAGCTAGCTTAATGCCAATTAAATTCAAATGAACATGATTTCTATCATATATTATTCTGCTCTCTTGGGTGTGAAAGTAATTTATTACAATGCAGATGAACACAATTCAGTCAGTCAAAGGCCTACTTAGAGTATCCTTGATAATTGTTTTGAAGAAAAAAGAGGATTGAGTAGCTCTATGCACCCTTTAAACATTTATTTCACAGATAACTAAACTACAATTTCAGCTAAAAAGTGCTTATTTTGGGGTTTTTGTATGGCATTTGAATCAATTCTTTTAAAAATTCAGTCTGCTGAATATCGAAAAATAAATCCACTGTTTGACCCGCTGACTAGCGGGAAGTTTGGATTTATTACCCTTAACAGGCTGAATTTTAAGAATTTATTCATAGCCTTGGGGTTTTTGCTTCGTTTTTGGGCTAAGCCAAAAATGAAGAACCCGTCCGGTTCGAGGACATTGAATAAATAAACAAGGACGGCCTACCTACTTCAGATACAATTGATCGCTACCTTTTAAAAGCTTCATCTCCTTAAACCTTTTTTCTCGCATCCGATAAGCATTCATGGCAGTCTTGCCCAGCTTATTCGTGAGCTTGTGATTCACCATTGCACCTGCAAGAGCACCAACGACTGGGATAAGCTGCAATAATTTAGCTAAATCAATGTAATCTCGATATTCTAGCTGAAAGGTTCGCCAGTCAAAAGTGTTTAGGTCATCAGGTAATTGATCCTTGATTAGTTCCCAGTTCTCCAAAGTCTCAAATACCTCATTGCGACGCTCCTGACTAGAAAAAGTAAGCTGAAAGATGTGCAGAATATAGACTCGTTCTTTATAGTCTTTAGTATCATAACCATATCTGGAAGCTATCTCGAATAGCATCTTCATCTTAAGTGTAAGCCAAAGTGGAAAATCTGCCAGGCTAAGTAAGAATCCTCCAAAACCTGTAGCAGCTCCTTCCACGGCTGCAGAAGAAGAATAGAAGTTTATACGTTCCTTCACCTTGATTTCTATCTCTTCTAAAGTTTTTACTTCTTTTCGCGTACGAGTGGTAAATCCAGAACCGAAGATCACTGCTCGAGTAATCTCTTTGATTGCCTTAGTGATCGCTTTATGAACCTTCTCAGGAATAATTCTATTGATTTTTTTTTGCACCTTCTTGGTCGTACGATTCCAGAATGAAGGCTTTCGTTTCATGGCTGATTGCCATTGTTGCAACTCTTGAGAAATGAGTTGATGATAGATGGAGTTGGAGTCAGTCATTCTTTATGTAGAGGAATCATTTTATGGTTGCAGGTTTAGGTTGGCAAATAAGTGAATCACTCATTTTTTCCAAATACTTAAAACACGCTAACTAAGCTAAAGGGTCCCTCAGATATTTGCTATGTAAACCAAAAAAACATTGTCATGGAAAATATAGAACGATTAAGTGTATCCTTTGAGGACTTTACTATTATCAATAGAAATTTTGAAATGAATAATCAAAATGCAGAAGCCTATCAATCTTACAAAAATCAAATTGAAGCAGAATACGGAATGGAGCTGGAAGATACATTATTTGATGTATATGACGAATACTTTGAAAACGATGAGGTGTAAGACTTAGAGTCTTACTTTTTCTGCTAAGTCTATACTACTCATGTTTAGCTTGAACATACTTGCTTAAGAATTCTCTTTTGTCATCCTTGAAAGTGGATATAGCTCCGACTTTGTTCAAGCAGTAAATGTATACCCAAGCCAAATCCAATTGATACGGAAGAAAACCTGCACGTGCGCTGTTTGGATATAGGTGATGATTATTGTGCCACTCTCCAGAAAACCATCCAGGTCTGGATTGATTGATAGAGAGGTTGGTTCTATCAAAATCAATACCCTCTTTGTGACTCACTTTTCCTTTTCCATGACCTGTGTAATTGAAAGCTCTTACAAGCACAAACCAAAACATAGCGGCACTAAAAGCAGCACATGCCAATCCATGACCACCCAATAAATAAAATGAGGCATACCAAAAAGACCAATTGAGCAACCATAATGATACCGTGTATAACGGGCTAGCTACTGATCCCCATTTTTGATACTTCGCATAAGAATTCATTGATACTCCAGAATGACTCATGAAATTAGATGCTTTTCTATATTCAGACTCACTTAGATCTTCTGCGATACTTTGATGGTTGACATCTGACATCATGCAATACAGAAATCCCCCTTGAGCGTTGTATGGATCTCCTGGTAGATCTGATTTGGCGTGATGAACATGATGAGATATCACATAGATTTCTTCAGGAAAGGTTTTAATGACAAGATTTTGAGTAATAAAACGCCAGAAAGGATGGGAGAAAGTATATGCTTTGTGAGTGCAGTACCTATGAAACCAAATAGTTCCATGTGTACTCATGATGATCATTGCGTAAAGCATAAAAAAAGCGAATGTACCTAAGCTAAAATGGAAAACGATAAAGAAAAAGAAAAATGGAAGCATGGATAATACCATCATCCAACTTATGGAAGAGATCCAATTTTTCTTATTTGCGAAAACATTTATCCGAGCAAAAAACTCATTAAAAAGTTGTTTTTTGCTAGGTACAATGAGCTGATTTTTTTCATCTGCCCAACCGTAAGAAGGTACCTTTAATACTTTATCGATAAATGTCATTAATCAAAGCTAGTCATTTAAACGCCCTTAGGTTATTCAAACTTAATTTTCCTTACAAACTCCCGCCAAGTCCTATCTTAAATAATTCCATCTTCACTTGTGTATTCGAACAATTCTTGAACTTCTGCTTGTTATATCCAATAGGAGTATTGAAGATCACTGATGCAGTAATTCGCTATTTGGATAAATTCATTGATGAGTTAACAAGTAGTGAAAGAAGCGGAATAGTGGAACAAGCATATTGATATGAATAATATTAGAGGCATAATAGTTGTGTTAAACAGTAGAAAAAAAAGACGCTTTTATGGAATTTCCCCCTAGCGCGCATCTCTATATGTAACATCAAAACACATACATAATGAAAACGCTTTTCACATTTATTGCCATGTTTATTTTTTCGACCTGTTTCAGTCAAATCCCATCCTTGACAATTGGAAATGATGATAAAAAACGGGAACTGGAGATATCAAGCCTGGATGTGAATGTTGAAATCATTGGAAATATTGCGACTACTACTTATGATATTATTTTTTTCAATCCCCAAAGCAGGGATTTGGAAGGTGAGTTATCTCTTCCTCTAGGTGAGGGGCAGGAGATATGTAGATATGCGTTGAGCGTTAATGGTAAGCTCAGAGAAGGGGTAGTCATTGAAAAAGTGAAGGCAAGACAAGCTTTTGAAGCAGTCACGAGGCAAAACATTGATCCGGGTATTATCAATATCACGAAAGGAAATTTCTTTAAGACCAGAATTTATCCGATCTCATCAAAAGGAAATAAACGGGTAGTATTGGCTATTTCGGAAACATTAAGCGGAGATAAGAACAACCTGTACTACTCATTACCAATAGAAACGTCTAAAAGCATTGGTGAATTTAACCTGAATGTAAAGGCTATTAAGAGTCGAAAAACTGATAAGGCCATTTTGAGTGAATTCGAAAACATTCAATTTGATGACGCAAATGATGCGTTTGTTTTATCTCTTTCTAGAAAGAATTTTTCTTCATCTAATCCAATCAAATTTACTTTACCAAGATTTGGTGGAAGCGATCATCAATTATTCACGCATGAGTTTGAAGGGGAGACCTACTTTTATTTAAATATTAAGCCACCTACTCTTTCAGCTACCAATCAAAAAAAATCAGAGAAGGTCGGAATCTTTTGGGATAATTCATCTTCAGGAGCCAAGCGTGACATTGAAAAAGAGTTGAAGTTGCTCGAGAGTTACCTGAACTCATTGACGGACGTAAAAGAGATATCGGTGACCTCCTTTAATGCGGTAATGAACGAAAGTGAAAACTTTGGAGGAAGCATTCCATCAGTCATTTCATGTATTCGTGAGCTTACGTATGATGGAGCTACCCGATTTGATCAAATCAATCTTCATGGAAAGTATGATGAGATACTTTTGTTTTCTGATGGTATCAATACAATTGGAACTGAGGATATTAGGATGCCTAAAAATGTAGTTCATACAATTACTTCCAGCTCAGGGAGTAATTACAGTCTACTCAAAAAGTTGGCAAGAAAGACCAATGGTGAGTTTATCAACCTCCATAAAACCTCTACCAAAGACGCACTTAACATATTGCAAAAGGATGAAGAAAAATTCTTATCAAGTAGTTACTCAAATGCGGATTTCAAAGAAGTATATCCTAATCTTCCCCAAAGAGTTGGTGAGTATTTTGAAATTGCTGGCATTCTAAAGACTGAAAAAGCAAGGATAAAAATTAACTATGGAGATAGGAATAATGTAACTAAAAGTCAAAGCTTCGAAATAGAAAAAAAATCAACAGCCCCAATTTCCCGATTATGGGCAAGTAAAAAAATAGAGACTTTAAATATTGACTACCAAAGGAATAAAGAAGCAATATTCACACTAGCCCAAAAACACAACATCGTCACAAAGAATAGCTCCTTTATTGTTTTGGACAGAGTCGAGGATTATGCGGAGTACGAAATAGAACCACCGATTGAATTAAAGAAAGAATATGATCGATTAATTGCCCAGAAAGAAATATCCAAACCCGATCCCAAAGCGATTTTTCAGAGAAATTTTGAAAGATTTAGTTCATTAAAAAATTGGTATGCTTCACCTCCTATTATATCACAGGAAGACAAGGATCAAGTAGATGATTCTAGTGCTGTCTCAAGATCCCTCCAAGGAACTGTAGCAGGCGTTGAAGTCGAGTCAGCTGATGAGGAAGCATACATTATATTAGAAGAGGCTCCCGAAGAAGAGGCTTTACAGGAAGTGGTTGTCACCGGTTATAGCGCAACAAGTCGAGCGAAATCTTCTGTTGAATCTACATCTGGCGGCTCTTCTATTAAGGTGCTGGCTTGGCTTCCAGATGCACCCTATATGGAAGAGTTAAGAGGTGCTGCAGAAAACCATGAGAAACTTTATTTTAAACTGAAAGAGGAAAACAGCACACGACCAGCATTTTTTATTCAGGTTTCAGATTTCTTTTTTGACAAAGGCATGAATAAGATAGCCGTTCGAATTCTTTCTAATGCGATAGAATTGGATCTGGAAAATCCAGAACTTATAAGGGCGGTAGCTAAGCGCCTCCTAGATGAGGATGAAATTGAAATGAGTGTTTCACTATTTCTGGAAATAAAGGAACTACGACCAGAAGAACCTCAATCGTATCGAGATCTTGCTTTGGCATACATTGAGAACAAACAATATCAACAAGCGCTTGAGCTTTTTAACTATGTGCTGAATAAAGATTGGGCTCGATTCGCAGATATTAAGGATGTTGTCCTTAATGAATTGAATAATTTGATTTCCTTGTACAAAGATGAACTCGATCTTTCTTCTGTAAGCAAGGAACTAATCGAGCCAATGCCATTGGATGTTCGAATAGTAATCGACTGGAGTAGTAATGATAGTGACATTGATTTGTGGGTCATCGATCCCAATGGAGAAAAGTGCTTCTATAGCCATCCAAACACAAAAATAGGAGGTAAAATAAGCAGGGACTTTACTGAGGGCTATGGTCCTGAGGAATACTCACTAAAAGAAGCTAAGAGAGGTTTCTATACTGTTTATGTCAATTATTATAGCGAGTCTCGACAAACCATTACAGGCCCTGTTACGATATACGGGACGCTCACAACGAATTATGGTACATCAAAACAAGAGACTAAACGAATTGCGGTCCAACTGACAGACAATAAGGAGTCAAGGCAAATCGCCCAACTGGAGTTTAGGGAGTAAAAACTGAATTGCTACTGTCCGAATAGATTGAGTCTTCAGCATCACTTTATGTTGGAATTTGTGGAGGTAAGGACTCTGATTCAGAGCTATTTTTCCCGCTTTGTCATAGTTTTTCTATTTTTCTTTCAGGGGTTTAGATAGTTTCTTTTTCCTTCATTTCCTCAACCTCCTTATCTAACTCTTCCCAATCAGTAAATGAAAGTTCGTTCACTTCCTCAATATCTTCTTTCTTAGAAATCAGTCCAGTTGTCATGATGATGCTAGTTGCCAGTATCACAATGAGTAAAATAGATGGATTGAAACGCTCATCAATAAATTGAGCCGGAATAGAAAAGAAAAGCAATACTGTAATCAAACCTCTTGGAGCGATCCAAAGTTGTGGTGTGATACTATTCTTAACGATGACTTTTAGCAGAATAAAACGAAGTACGTAAGTAATCCCAAGAACAGCCATGGCAATATACAATGAGGGTAAATCGGAGAGTCCTGAAAAGTCCAGAGTCATGCCAAAGATGACGAAGAAGAATGTGCGAACTACGAAAGCGGTTTCCATAGTTACCACATGAAAGTCTTCAGTGATATGGTCTAATGCATCTGGTTTTATCCATTTTTTCAATCTGCCTCGGAAGAATAGCCTATAGTTATTCAGCACCAACCCAAACACCATGATGATCAGTAGAGACGATAAGTGGAACATCTTACCAGTAGAGTAGAGCAGTACCAGAATAGCAATAAGAAAAAAGAGCTTCACTTTAGATTCTAGCTTTTGAAGCAAAATCACCATTAAGTAGCTGATAAGTATTGAAAGTACGATAGTGATCACTATGCTACCTGATACTTCCATCACTATCTCGCTGGTTTGACTGGCTTCAGAGCCACTTAGCACAAAATAGAAAAACATGATTCCGAGAATATCAGAGAAAGTACTTTCGTAGATCATAAATTCTCGTTTTTTATCCAAAAGTGAACTAACACTTGGAATAATTATCGCACTGCTTAGAATAGAAAGTGGTATTGCATAAACCAATGAGGTCAGGAAGTCATCAAAAAGCACAAGGTTAAAAATATAGGCTACTAATAGTGCTGTACCAACCAATGCTATCAATGCAATAATGAAGGATTTGACAAGCAAAGGTTTTTTATCCTTTTCCAGCTTTAAATCAAGAGCTGCCTCCAAAACAATCATGATCAATCCTACCACACCCAACAACTCGAGTGCGGACATAATATGGTTATCTAAATTAATCTCAACCAATTTTAGTAGATATTGGATACCAACACCTAATCCTATCAACAACAACACACTGGGAACCTTGGATTTTTTTGAAATGAAATTGAATAAGTAAGAAATGATGATGATCAATGAGATGGCAATTGTCTGGGTATAGGCATTTAGGTATTCCATTGATTTTCTTTATTCTTGGGACTTATTTCTTAAAACTAGTCACAGTTTATGAGTAAATTTTGTGACTTAATTTAAAAAATAAGGTCTTGAAGGTCGAAAAAACCTAAGTAATCCCGATCACTATATGGCAAAAGTTAAAAAGTTTGGAACTTTTGGTGGCGTCTTCGTCCCTTCAATATTGACTATTCTCGGTGTGATCATGTACTTGAGGCTTCCTCAAATAGTAGGAGAGGCGGGATTATGGTATACACTAGGGATCATTGTAGTAGCGCATATCATTTCAGTGACCACAGGTCTCAGTATCTCCTCAATGGCGACCGATAAAAAAGTGGAAGCTGGAGGGCCTTACTACATCATCTCTCGAAGTTTAGGATTACCTATTGGAGGTACGTTAGGGCTTGCACTTTTTGTGGGACTATCATTTAGCATAAGTCTATATTTAATTGGTTTTTCTGAAAGTTTTCTACCCTATTTTGGGTTTTCATCGGACATATCAAATATACGGATTGCTGGATCGTTGGCACTAATTGTACTAACCATAATTACTTTCATAAGCACGTCCCTTGCTATCAAAGCACAGTTCTTTATTTTGATAGCTATAGTTCTGTCTTTAATTTCTATTCTTTATGGACAGCACGAGTTCACTACAGAAAGTCCACTTTTTTATAGTTCTCCAAACGCTACTTCACTTATGGTGTTGTTTGGCATTTTCTTTCCTGCAGTAACTGGATTTAGTGCGGGAGTTAGCATGTCGGGCGACTTGGAAGACCCTAAAAGATCCATTCCCAAAGGAACAATTGCAGCCATCACTACGGGCTTCATTATTTATGTCGCTCTAGCCATATTCTTTTCGTTCACCGTAAGTAGAGAGGCACTGACCAATGATTCGCAGATACTTCTCAACACTGCATGGATACCTGAATTGGTCGTGGCGGGGATTTGGGGAGCTACACTTTCATCAGCATTGGGAAGTATTCTGGGTGCACCCAGAATTATGCAGGCTATTGCAGTTGATAAAATCGGGTCAAAATTTTTCGCAAAAGGCCATGGACCAACCAAAGAACCTAGAAATGCTGTCTTGCTGGCATTCGTGATTGCAGAGGCAGGCATTCTCATCGGGGAACTTGATATTATTGCTCGAATTGTCTCCATCTTCTTCATAACAACTTATGGCTTTCTAAACATAAGCGCAGCATTTGAGAAATGGACAAGCACTGACTATCGACCTGATTTCAAGGTTTCTGGGTGGGTTAGTTTGATAGGAGCAATTGCTTGCTTAGTGGTCATGATCCAGCTAGACTTGTTAGCACTACTTGGTGCTGTTTTAATCTTGGGTTTGACATACTTCCTTCTAAAAAAACGTGAACTCACTTTAGACTCTGGAGATGCGTGGAGTGGTGTTTGGGCCTCAGTGGTTAAAACAGGCTTAACCAATCTGATGAAACATAGTGTCAACAATCGAAACTGGAGGCCAAACGTGATCATGTTTAGCGGTAATCCAAATAATCGTATTCACATGATAGAAATTGGGAAGGCAATTGTAGGCAAACTTGGAATTCTTACCGCTTTTGAACTAGTGAAAAGCGATGATCGCATTATGGCTAAGGCTGAGTCTGATCTTGAAAAAGGGAAAGACGCTATAGGATATTTTAAACACAAACTTCATTGCCGAGACATCTATTCAGGTATGGATCAGATTGCTCGTGTGTATGGCTTTTCCGGAGTAGAGCCAAATTCTATTTTGATGGGGTGGAGTAAGATTCCGACTAATGAAGATCGGTTTCTTGACTTGATCGAAAGTTTTGCTAGCCAAAATTTCAATACACTCTTTTTAAACTACGACCATGACAAAGGGTATGGAAACGGAAGCACCATTGATATCTGGTGGAGTGGTTCCGGACGAAACCTATCACTTTCATTTGGCTTAGTAAGATCCATCACAAATTCTATCTTATGGAAAAGCGCGAAAGTAAGAGTGCTAATTATTAATCGGGCAGATGAAGAGTCAGAAACTATCTATAAAAATACGACAGCCATTCTGGATCGCTTTCGGTTACCTGCAGACGTGAAAATCATAGACAATGAAAAGGAGCAGTTAAGTGACCTGGAAATCATATCCCGCGAATCAGAAAAAGCCGATCTTGTACTCCTGGGAGTGCCCGATCAGGAATTCAAAAACTTTGGAAAATCTTTCCATAAAATAAATGAAATCGTTGAGAGTATTGGTAGCTCATTGATCATTAATGCATCGGAAGACTTTGAGGAACTGGAGGTAATAGATCAGCACAAACCTAAACTGGTTACCAAATCAGGGGTACATTCATTGGCTATGCCGCCATTACCTGAATCAAATTATCAGGAGATAACCTCAGATATTTGGAAAATAGATCGAAATGGTCAGGAAGTTCTCGATCGATTTTACGTTCAAGCCTTCAAACCCATTTTTGATAGTAACCGCTCTTTCCTTGATGATCTTTCAAGTCGAATAGATTCTATTAAAAAAGAGGTTAAAAAAATTGAGGAAACACCAGAACTGCTCAAACGAAAGAAAGCCATAGATAAACTTAAAAATGAAAGCTTGTTTAAGCTGGATTTTTTTATCAACGAAGAAGTCTCAGAGGTGAGTATCCCTTATCAGACAAAGCAATTGGAGGAAGGGATAAATTGGTATATCAATCAGTTTAAAGTGGATTTCAGAAGGTTTCCCAAATATTTTAAAATCAAGTATGCTGACAAAGACTTTGCCATCCATCAAGATGATAACTTGAGGATTAAGTCAATCAAAAGAGCGAAGAAATTTAAGCACCTGATTGTTGGGAAGCCCATTACTCAGACTATTAATTATAGGGAGCTGGCAAGGTACTTTCAGTTAAGTACCAGAGTGATATTTCTAAAAAAACTACTTCAACAACTACTGAAGGATGAGACAAAATTTTACGAAAGTGCGCGAAAACTGATTGGCAACATTACAGATACGTTGAACAATATAGAAAGACAAATATGGGAAGAAGACAAGTTAGAATTACAAGAGATATTTCAACTTGAAATACTTATTAAGAAAACAAAAGAAGAACTTGAGTCACTAGCTTCACTCTATCAAAATAGATTGCTGGTCGAGTTTAGGAAGAACCTGATCCTGATGCAAAAAGATATGGAGCGGTTGGATACGGATCACCT
Coding sequences within it:
- a CDS encoding cation:proton antiporter translates to MEYLNAYTQTIAISLIIIISYLFNFISKKSKVPSVLLLIGLGVGIQYLLKLVEINLDNHIMSALELLGVVGLIMIVLEAALDLKLEKDKKPLLVKSFIIALIALVGTALLVAYIFNLVLFDDFLTSLVYAIPLSILSSAIIIPSVSSLLDKKREFMIYESTFSDILGIMFFYFVLSGSEASQTSEIVMEVSGSIVITIVLSILISYLMVILLQKLESKVKLFFLIAILVLLYSTGKMFHLSSLLIIMVFGLVLNNYRLFFRGRLKKWIKPDALDHITEDFHVVTMETAFVVRTFFFVIFGMTLDFSGLSDLPSLYIAMAVLGITYVLRFILLKVIVKNSITPQLWIAPRGLITVLLFFSIPAQFIDERFNPSILLIVILATSIIMTTGLISKKEDIEEVNELSFTDWEELDKEVEEMKEKETI